The sequence below is a genomic window from Paenibacillus silvisoli.
GCTCGCGTTCCGGCAAGCCTTCCGCCAGTCGATCCATCAAGCCGACGCACCAGTCCGTAAGCGCTCCGAATTCATCGGACCCATACATCAAAATCCACTCCCGGTAAAGCTCGTGGTCGAGCGCGCCCGGAAGGTTCATGTACATGACGCCGATTTCCCGGTAACTCCACATGCACGGAAGCAAGGCGGCGACCACCTCGGCCAACGAGCCCTGCGACGCGACATCGAGCAAATATTTGGTATAGGCAATCGTGGTCGGCGAAGGCTGCGTCAGCTCCAGCTCCTCGCGTTTGACGCCGAAACGCTCCGCATACTGCCGGTGAAGCTCCATCTCCACATGCAGCGTGGAATGGAGCAGCTCCGCGAACTTGACCATCGTTTCCATTTCTCTCGCCTTCATGCTGCCCATCGCGAACAGCTTGGCGTAATCGATCAAATATACATAATCCTGCTTCAAATAATAGATAAACCTCGCTGGATCGAGCGTCCCGTCCCGCATTTCCGTCAGAAACGGATGCCGGTGGCTTTGCTCCCAGATCGGCTGCGCCGAACGATACAATCTCTCGCTGACTCGACTCATTGGTTCGTTCCCCCGTTCTATCCGTCTAATCTCGACCGCTGTGCTGCGGCTTCCTCCGATTGCACCAATCCGCAATGAAAGCGATCATGACCTTACAATAATCAACTAGTTCTTGGATATCTAAACTTTCGTTCACCGCATGCGCATGTTCGAGCCGGCCGGGGCCGTAAATGACCGTCGGAATGCCGGATCGCCCGATCCAGCCCGCATCCGTAACGGTCGGACTCATGCCGAACGCAGGCTCGCCGCCGAGCGCCTCCCGATGGCTCGCGAACAAAGCGTTGAACCCGTCGCTCTCCGTATCGAGCTCTAGCGACGGGAAGATTTCGCCGCGCTCCTCGATCATCGAACGGCCTCCCCATTCGAATACCGGCGGATTATTGCGCATCCACGGGTCGGCGTTGGCGATGCGGAGCAGATGCTCCTCCACCTCGGCGGCAACCGTTTCATAATCTTCGTCCGGGTAAAAATGAACCGTAATCCACAGCGCGCAGCGATCCGCGATAAACGCTGCATGGCGTCCGCCCTCGATGACCGCGGGATTGATCGTATTCGAGCCGGCCGGAAATCCGGGATAGCTTTTGGTTACGGCCCAGTGCCGTTCCAATTCCTGAAGCCCCGTAATCAGCTTTGCCATCTTCTCGATCGCGCTGGCGCCGTGAATGCCGCCGCCTGCATGAATCATGCGCGACCGCATGCCGTCATGGTAAGTCACCGGGCTTTGCACCGTCACCCAGCCGGTAATGACCCCGCCCTGGCCTTGAATCGCCAATCCGCTCGTATCCGCCACGACCGCAAAATCCGCTTCGTCGTACCCGAGCTCCATGCAAACGCGCGTCCCGGCTTCGCCGGCCTCTTCGCCGATGACGGAGTGGACCTGCAAATCTCCTTTAAGCTCGACGCCCGCTTCCCGCAGCAGCTGGATCGCGAACAGCAGCCCCGCAAGGCCGCCTTTCATATCGGCCGTTCCTCTGCCGCAGGCTCGACCGTCCGCCAGCTTCAGCTGAAACGGATCGCCGTGCCATTCCCGGCTGTCCCCGACCTCGGCCACGTCCATATGGCCGTTCAGCAGGAGGCTTCGATGCGTCTCCCGCTCCGATCCGCGCAGCACCGCCGTCACGTTCGGGTCGCCGGGGTATACCTCCCACAGCTCCGTTTCGAAGCCTAACGCTAGCAGTCTCTCTTCCATAAACCGCTGCGCTTGCAGCGTATTCCGCGCCGGCGGGCTGACCGTCGGGAAAGCGACCAGCTCGGCAAGCAGAGCTAAAAGTTCCTCTTGTCTCTCTTCCACTTGCCGCTGCAGCCGCATCATTACGGCTTGATTCATATCGCACAAACTCCTTTTTACTAGGAAAGCCGGCCCGAACATAAAAAAAACCATTCGAGAATACACGAATGGTTACGATTCGATACGTTCTCTACGCCAGCATTACCTGGTTCAGATTAACGGTCAGGGAAATGCGTTCCCAATCTCAGCCGGACTTGATCCAGCACCCGTAGTCACTATTAAGTTATCCTCACTATAGCTCATATAGGAACGGTTGGCAACTAAATGATGCCATTCCTTCGTCCATGTCAGAGCCATGCCGTCATAATAATTCCGTCGCTATTGTTGCCGGACAGCTCGTAAAGCTGATTGGACGGCACGCTGATTTCCAACCCTTCCGCCATCGGATAATAGGAGATCTCATATCGTTTCCCATCGACAGTCGCCGCGAAAGACTTCTTCTCTTTCAGAAAATCCAAATACTCCTCCAGCGTAAACCCGTTTTCTTTCATGATTCTGCTGTGCGGCAAACCGACGTAGCGAAAATGCCACGGCTCGTACTGAATGCCGGTTATGTCCGTTTTGTCCTTCGGGTAGCGCAAAATAAACCCGTAACGGTCGGCGTTGCGCGTCAGCCATTCTCCTTCGGGGGCATCGTTCATCGCCTTCAGGGAAGAGCCGATATCCAGCGACAGCCCGAGGTTATGCTCGCTATGGCCGGCAGGCAGCGCATAATCGGCGCCCATATCGGCGTAGAGCTGCTCCTGCTCGGCCTGATCGCGATAACCGCTGCTGATCAGAAAATGGTTCACCCCGTCCTTGTCGGCTGCCGCCACCATGTCGGTGAAGCGCTGCAGCAGCGTTTGCGGCAGCCGGATCGAACGGTCAAGCAAACCGAAGCCGTCCAGCAGCTCTTGATGGCCGGCCAATTGGATCACATCCGCTTCGACGCCTTCCGGATGGATCCCATATTCCTTGTTGATTAAAACCAGATTGCCTCTATAGATTTGATTTTGGCTTACTTTTATCGTAGTCGTCCGCGCCTGTTCCTGCTCTTGCTCTTGCGCCTGCGCCTGGTGCTCCGCGGATTCGTTGCCGCCCTTATCCGTCAGTTCAAGCTTCACGTCTTGCTTCTGATGGCCCCATAGCCAACCGCCGATAAGCAGACAAATGAAAAGCGCCGCTACCCAATTTCTCATGTTCAGTTCCTCCTTAGCCTTGTGTTCACTAGGATAAGGAAGAAAGTTAAAAAAAGTAGCTGGGTAAAGTTAAAATTTTTATTAAAGGGGCCGGCTTATCGCCGCGGCAATCTGACTTCAAATACGGTGCGCACCAAGCTGCTTTCCGCGCGGATCGAGCCGCCATGCTGCTTTGCGATATTTTGCGCGATGAACAAGCCTAACCCCGTGCTTCCTTCTTGATGGGTTCTCGCTTTATCGCCCGTATAAAACATGTCGAACAGATGGGGCAGCTCCTCCTGCGGAATCATGTGACCATAGTTAATGACCTGCACGACCGCTTCGTCGTCCTCGAAACGGCAGCCAACATCGACGAACTGGCCGTCTTTGCCGTAACGGGCCGCGTTCGAAAGGAGATTCTCGAACACGCGGGCCAGCAGCTCGCCGTCAGCTTCGACGATGGCCTCCTGGTCAGTGGTCAATCTCGCGGTCAGCTGGTTATTTTCAAAGATGGGATACAGCTCCTCGATGAGTTGGTTTAACAGCTCGCTGAGGTCGATTGGCTTCTTCTCAATGGGAAGCATGCCATAGTTCATGCGCGTAATGTCGAACAACCCTTCAATTAATTTCTCCAACCGCCGGGATTTCGTATACGCAATCATCGTGTAGTGACGGGCTTGCTCGGCCGTTAACTGCTTATCCTTCAAAATAAGATCCAAATAGCCTAGAACCGATGTGAGCGGCGTCCGCAGATCATGCGCCAAATTGAGGATAAGCTGATCCTTGCTGCTTTCCGCAAAATCGCCCCGCTCCACCGCCTGCTTCAACTGCTCGATCGCCTTGTTGATGTCTTCCGCCACCGCTTGAAATTCATCGCCTGTATTCAGCTCTACTCGGGTATTCAAGTCGCCTGCGGCGAGACTTCTGACCCCGGCGGAGATTCGCTCGAAATAGGAAGCATAGGGCTTGGTCAACAGAAAGAAGAACAGAAACGAGAGCGGAATAAAGAAAAAAAGGAAGAAATTGAGGTCCCCGATACTGCGGATCCAATGGCGCCAATGCGCCGCGGAATCTTCGTATTGCACGTTGTTGCGGTAGTAATTTTGAAGAATCCGATAGAACAGATAGGTGAGCAGGCCTGCTGCCGCCGTGCTGAGCCCGAACAACGCGACCATGCTTGCCCTGAAGCTGCGCAGCCATTTAGCCATTGAATTTGTACCCTACTCCCCATACCGTTTTGATAAACGGCTGGTTGCCTTCGCCCAGCTTCTTCCGCAAGGTGCGAATATGGACCATGACGGTGTTGCCGCCCCCATAGTAGGATTCGCCCCACACTTGCCGGAAAAGATTTTCCGCGCTGAATACTTTGTTCGGGTGGCTGGCCATCAGGTACAAGATATCGAACTCCTTCGGCGTCAGTTCGATGATTTGCCCGTAGCGAAGCACGGTACGCTTGTCCGGGTCAATGAGGAGGCCGCCCGCTTCCACGACGGGATTGCTCGCCTGCCGCTGCTGCCCGTTGAGCGACAGGGCGCGCCGCAATTGGGCTTTGACTCTTGCGACCAGTTCCATCGGATTGAACGGCTTCGTCATGTAATCGTCCGCTCCGATGATCAGCCCCGTGATTTTATCCAAATCCGACGTTTTGGCGCTGAGGAAAATGATCGGCAGCGCGTACTGCTCGCGAATTTGGCGCGTCACCTCATGACCGTCGAGCTTGGGCATCATGATGTCCAGCACGGCCAGATCAATCGGCTGCGTTTGCACCGCATGCACCGCGGCCGCTCCATCGGCAACCTTCACGGTCCGGTAGCCTTCTTGCTCTAAATGGATCGCGATGAGATCGGCGATTTCCGTATCGTCGTCCGCGATCAGGATGGTGGCTTGCGTCATAAATTCGAGCTCCTAGAATGAATTTGGTTCCATTATACACCATCGAGCCGCTAGTCACCTCGGAAACAAAATCTAACGGTTGCCACAGCGGCTATTTCGGCGAAAATGGCCACTTTTGCAGCGCTAACGGTTGTGACAGCCGTTATTTGCAGCAAATCGGTCGAATTGGTTTGAAAAATAGCAAATAAGCTCTCTGGCAACCGTTAGAAAACTAAAATCCGCTTTTTTAGTCAAATAGGCGCTGTCACAACCGTTAGCACCGCCATACGGATGCAGGCCCTTCACTTGCAACAGCATCCGCGGCATAGACTTTCCCTCTCCGACCCTCTATACTTGTAGTGTCTTCTATCATCTTTAATTTTGCGAGGGACCGATTGGTGACGAACGAAGCAGCGCCTCAGCGCATCAACTGCATGAAATGCCGCCACTACTACGTGACGTGGGATCCGAAGTTTCCCAAAGGCTGCAAAGCCTTCGGGTTCAAAACGGCCACGATGCCCAGTCAAGCCGTATTATCCTCATCCGGCAAGCCATGCTTAAATTTCGAGCAAAAGCAGAAATAAAAGACGGCCATGCTTCAGGGAGCTCTAAACTCCCTGCCGCATGGCCGTTATTCATTCCCCTTACTTCTTCTTGCTGTCGTAAGCCTTCTGATAAATATCCAGGTAGTGAGTCAAATTCAAGCCCTCGAACCCTTTAATGTAGCTATCCCACTCGGAATCCGTCAGCTTCTTCGAGCCGGTTACGAACTGCGCCATATTGGAGCGGATGTACTCATTGATCTGCGTGCGCAGCATGATCGTTTCCTTCGCGTCGTTCTCATCCATGAAGATGGTGAGCGGGAACGTCTCTTCCGGCTGCTTGTTCTCGTAGTTATTCGCCGTCTCGGTGAACAGGCGGAACTCGTAGCCTTGCTGCGAGAACATGTCGGCCGGCGCCGTCCACGATTCGCGGATTTCGCGCGTACGTCTCGTGATGCCCATTTGATCCCATGTATCGTTGGACGTCGTCGTAATATCCCAATATTTCGGCTTCAAGCTGTACTTGGCCGGGTTGCCGTGCACATCCTTCTCGCCTTCAGGCGCCTTCTCCCAGAAGTTGCCCTCAAGTCCGTACTCGTTCATGATGGCATGCTCTTCGGAATACATGTAATCCGCCATTTTGATCGCGGCAATCGCTTCTTCCTCCGAAGCTTTGTTCGTGATCCCGAACTGCCCGTTGCCGTAAGCCTTATAGTAGCCGGCATAGGCGACTCCGCCCGGACCTGCAAGCGGCGGTACCGTTACATATTCTTTATGACGGTTCTGTCCTTCCGCCAAGCTGAACGCCATGCCGATGTGGCCGGCCGTCACGCTGCCGATGACGTTGTCGCCTTCTTGGTTGCCCACTTGCGCCAGCTGATCGATGTTCTGCGTGAACGATTCTTTATCGATCAAGCCTTCGCTGAACAGCTTGTTAATGTAGGTCAAGCCTTCGCGCCACTCCGGCTGATTCGCCGCCAGCTGCACTTTGCCGTCCTTCAAGTAGAAGAAATCTTCATCGTTGTCATAGATAAACGCGTTCATTAAGAAGTTCGACGGGATGGCGTGCCAGGTGTTGAATGCGCCGGACAGCGGGACTTCGTCCGCTTTGCCGTTGCCGTTCGGGTCCTGCGTTTTAAACGCTTTCAAAACCTCGTAGTACTCGTCCGTCGTCGTCGGCATTTTCAAGCCCAGCTTATCCAGCCAAGTCTTGTTAATCCACAGCTTCTGGGAATACCAGCAGTGGAAGCAGTCGTTGATGTGAGGCAGCGAGTAAATGTTGCCGTCCGGCGCCGTAATCGCGTCCTTCAAATCTTTGTCCTCGGTAAACGCGCGCTTGATTTCATCGCCGTATTTGTCGATCAAATCATTCAGCGGCAGGAGAATCCCCTGCTTGCCATAATCGATTTGCTCCGCCTGCGTGAAATTGCCCGAGAGGAACACGGCCGGATAATCGCCGCTCGCCAGAATCAGCTTCTTCTTATCGGCTGCGTTCGCGCTTGGCGTTGCGTCGAATTTGAACTTAATATTGAGCTTCTCCTCGATATATTTCGTGACCGCATTCGTGTTAATGTCTTCGATTCTCGGCGAAACGCTGACGAAGGTGTTCAGCGTAACCGTCTTACCGGTGTCGACCTTATTGCCCGATCCGTTGTCCGCCCCCGAGCTGCCATTATTGCCGCTGTTGCCGTTGCTGCTGCATGCCGTGATGATTAAAGCGATCAAGACTAGTATAGCTAGCGCTTTCGAGCTTCTCTTCATCTTCAAGACCGACGCCTCCTCGATAATATCAATCTTATCATGCTTCTCTCTTTCCGCCCATGCTTCGTTACGGCTAACTGACCGACATCACCTCCAGGACCGAATAAGTCCGATTATCCTTTCAGAGAGCCGATTAGGATGCCTTGCACGAAATATTTCTGTACAAACGGATAAATAGCGAGCACCGGCACCGTTGCGACGACGATGAGCGAGAATTTCAGCAAATCCTTCAGCCCCTGCATCGCGGCCATTTTGTTCGCGTCCACCATCATGCTCGAGTCGATGGAATTGAGGATCAGGATATTGCGCAGTACGATTTGCAGCGGGAACAGCTCCTGCGACTTCAAGAAAATGAGCGCTTCGAAGTAGGCGTTCCAATGGCCGACAGCATACATAAGCACGAGTACGGCCAAGATCGGCTTCGACAGCGGAAGCACCACCCGCCATAAGAAGCCCATGTCCGTGCAGCCATCGAGCTCAGCGGCCTCGCCAAGCTCCTTCGGTATGCTGGTCTGGAAGAAGGTTCTGGCAATGATGACCTGCCAGACCGCCATGGCGCCGGGAAGCAGCATGGCCCATCTCGTATCGAGGATGCCGAGATTTTTCACCGTCAGGTAGTACGGAATCAGACCGCCGCTGAACATCATGGTAATGACCAAGATGACCATGATGACATTCCGGCCGTAGAACGTCGATTTGGATATCGGATACGCCAGCATGACCGTCATCGTGACGTTGATTAATACCCCGAACACCGTGTAGAAAAGCGAATTGCCGTAGCCCGTCATAACTTGCGGGTTGGAGAAGATTGCCTTGTACCCGGCTAGGCTGAATTCAACCGGAAACAGCCACACTCTTCCGCTGATCACCGCCTGGGGAGAGCTGAAGGACGAGCTAACGATATAAAGGAGCGGATAAAGCACAGCCAGCAGGATGAACGCCAAGAAGGCGTAAACCAGCGTCAAAAACAGCTTGTCTCCGAACGACTCTCGAATTGCGTTTGTACGCGCCACCGGTGAACGCCTCCTACCATAAGCTGCTGTCTGATACGCGTCTTGCGAAATAGTTGACGCTCAGCAGCAAAATGAGATTGATGACCGAATTGAATAAATCGACGGCGGCGGAGAAGCTGAAGTTCGCGCCAAGCAGACCGATCTTGTAAACGTAGGTCGAGATGACCTCCGAAGCGCTCGTGTTGAGCGGATTTTGCATCAAATAGATTTTCTCGAAGCCGACGTTCATGATTTGACCGACATTCAAGATGAGCAATATGATGGCCGCGGGCATGATGCCGGGGATATCGATATGCCATACTTTCTGGATGCGCGAAGCTCCGTCCACTCTAGCCGCTTCATACAAATCGGTATTAATGCCGGCCAGAGCAGCTAGATAGATAACCGCGCCGTAGCCGATGCCCTGCCATACGTTCGACCAAACGAAGATGCTGCTGAAGTAGCTTGGAATGCCCATATAGTTCGAAGCTTCCATGCCAAACGCGCTCAAGATGTGATCGATAAAGCCAAGTCGAGGCGAAAGGAACAAAATAATCATCGATACCATGACGATCGTCGAGATGAAATAAGGCGCGAACGTGACCATTTGCACGAATCGTTTGAAGCGCATGTTCCGTACCTCATTCAGCGCAAGGGCCAAAATAATCGGCGCGGGGAACCCGATAAGCAGCGAATAAATGCTGATGATCAGCGTGTTCTTGATCAGCAGCCAAAAGTTCGGCGATTTGAAAAAGGTAGAGAAGTTCGCCAGGCCGACCCAATCGCTCCCCAGGAAGCCCTTAACCGGACTGAAATCCCGGAAGGCGATCTGCGCCCCGTACATGGGGATATATTTGAAAATAAATAAATACGCGAGCGGGAGCAGAACAAGCAAATAGAGCTGCCAATGCCGCTTGACGCGTTTGCCCCGATCTCTCAGCAGGAGCGAGCCGCCGCTGACGCGAACTTCCGATTTCTCCCTTTCGATGACTCCTGTCGATGAAGGCATGCTGTCGCATCACATCCTCTTTGAAGTGTTGGCCTTGATTGCTTTCAACGATAAAGGACGCAGGATGCCGCCGACAACAACCACTAATCCACCTCATGTTCAATTTTCCAAACCCGCGCCGTTACTGGGTTTTCCGCGCCGATCGCTCATCTTTCCGCGAGCGCTCAACTTTCCGAATGCAACGGGCGAACGACAAAAAGAGGCCGCCCATGAGCAGCGCTTTCGCTCAAGGACGGCCTCTTTCGTTTACATGGCATGGCGTTTACGGAAATCGACCGGCGATACCCCTTCCACTTTGCGGAAGACGCGCCGGAACGTTGCCGCATTCAAGTAGCCGACGCGCTCGCCGACCTCCTGGATGGAATCGGGCTGTTCAAGCAGCCTCTTCTTCGCTTCGGTAATGCGCAGCTGGGACAAGTAATCAAGGAAGTTTTCGCCGAACTCTTCTTTGAACAGCTGGCTGATATATTTGGCGCCGATGCCGAATTTATCGCCGAGATATTCGAGCGACAGCTCCGGATTGGCGTAATGCAATCCGATATAGCCGCGAATGTTTTGCAGAAGCTGATGATGCATGCGGCTGGAATACAACTGCCCCATCTGATCGGCATACGTCTGCAAGGTTACGCTGAACTGATTTTGCAGCTCGTCCAACGTATCGAATTCTTCAATGATATGGCGCAAGGACACCGAAGCTTCGGACATCCATACATCATAGTAATCCTTTGAAGCTTGCGATAGCTGCAAATCCATGTGGGCGACAAAATAGCGGCATAACTCAGCGATCTCGTTCTTCGGCAGACAACAGCTGCGCATGCCGCTGAACATGGCATCGAAGCTCTCTCTCCAGTTCTCTTCGTGCAGGCGGAATTGCTGGACCAGCCGATGAATCGCTTGCAGATGCTTGTTGGTCGCTTTCGCCGACGCCGCATGCTGCGTCTCGCTAAAGTGAATTACCCGATTGTGGCCAAGCGCCGCTTTGAACGTGAGCGCCTCAAGCGCTTGTTTGTTGGATGCGCTTGCCCCTTCGTCGTATGCAGCCGTTTCTCCGAGACCGATGGTCACCGAGAATGCCAAATGCTCATGAATCCACGCGTTAATACGCTCGCAGATCGTTTCGGCCTCCTCATTCGAGCTGTCCGGCAGAAACAAGATGCCCGTCATTTGCAGCGGGGTCGTCCATTCCAGCCATACCGGAATGCCGTGCTGCGTAAACAATTCATGGGCCGCGCTGCTGATGACGAATTTGAACAGCGATTGATCGCGGCCTTTGTATTGATTGAACACCTGCTCCGGATGATCGATCTCAATGACGAATACCCGCTGCTTATCGTGCTCCGGCAATGCCGACAGGTCGATGGCTTCCGCTTGCGCGCCCCGCTCGAATTGCAGCAGCTCCCTGAAGATCGCCTTCTGCTTCCGGGCCGCCGACGCTTCGGCTTCCTTACGAAACAGCTTGGTCTGCTCGGCAAAATTGTTGATCGCCGTTTCGATGAACGTAAATTCGTCCACCGCCAGCCGTCCCAGCGTCGGCTTGCCCGAGCCGAATTGATCCTGAATCCGGAAGACGAGCTCTTCGATCGGCTTATAGTTTTTGCGCGTAATATACACGATCGAGATGGCGCCCGCCAGAAAAATGAACAGTCCCAGCACAAGCCAAATGCTGGACAGTCCGTACATCGCCGAAACGACCTTGCCGTTAATGACGCCGCTCTCTACCGTCCAGCCCGAATACGGCGAGGTCAAGCTCGCGAGCACCTTACCGGATTTTTGATCGTCATCCTGATTGAACAGCGCCTTGCCTTCGCGATCGTACAGCTGGACAAACGCTTGCTTCGGATCGAACATGTCTTTAATCATGTTCCGCAGCGAGGCCGCGCTGACATTCACCACGACGAGTCCATCCGCGCCGTTGCCGACGGATACTTTGTGGACGAGACTAATGACATTTTTCGGCTTCTGAGCAACCAGCTCACGGTAAGGACGAATGGAGCTCCATTTGGAGGTATGGCTGTCCGTGCTGTTTTGTTGGCTGCGAATGAACGCGACGTCCTCGAAATCTTCCATCTTCGTGGTCATCCCGCTGAATACGACGCCGTCTTTATACCGGACCAAATAGTAGGAATCGATGATCGACATCTCGTATTGCAGCTGAAGCATCCGATTGACGAGCTGATAATTCAGAAACACGTTATCGTTGCCGGTTTCCTTGAAGAAATCGTTGAGCAGCTTGCTGGATACCAGCTCGCGGATCATCATCGTATCGAGCGTTTTCAAGCTGACGTCGACCGTCTGGAGGAGCTGGCCGACGAACACTTTGCTGGATTCCTTCGTATTCCGGTTGCTTTGCTCGACGAGCGTCTGGAAGAAAACGAAGAAGAGAAAGGAAAACATGATGAAAATGATCGGCAGGTAGGACCAGATCATCTTTCGCAGCCATGTACGGTTCAAATACCATCATCCCTTAAACTAAAGTTTGAATGTAACCGCATTCATGCATTTCTTCTCATTATACCCGCAGGCATATGGCACGTCTATGTTGTCAATGGAAGTAATTTTACACATCTACCATTTTATGCTTAGGCAAAGATACCCACCTTAACCTAGGCCGGTAAGCCGTCAGTACCTCGTTCCGACAAATTTCGTCGGAATGAATACAAATTTCTCACTAGCTCTTCCTTGTTTTGTGCTATACTTTTTCGTAGTTTTGCCATCAGACTAATAGAGAAATCGGTGATCACATGTTTCAGTTCAAGTGGCTTTGGCACAATTTGAAAGGAGACCGAGCGCGATATATTCTCGCCCTATGCCTCTCGGTCGTGGGCTGCTCGCTCACTATTATTAACCCGTACATCGGCCAGCGCATCGTCGACCTCTTCATCGCCGGCAGCGATGCGGCGCAAAATCTGAAGACCGAGCGCGGGCTGCTGATCGGTCTCGGTCTAGGGATGATCGGCTTCTCCTTACTCAGGACGGGGCTCTCCTATTTTACGACCTTGCTGTACGAGCGCGCCTCGCAAAACCTGCTGTACCGCGTCCGCGTCTACCTGTACAACAAAATTCAAGGTCAGGACATGAGATACTACGATCAGAACCGGACCGGCGATCTCATGACCAAAATGACGGGCGACCTTGAAATGGTGCGTCACTCCCTCGCGTGGATCGTGAAGACGATTATCGAATCGCTCACGGTTTTCGCGGCGGCGGTCGTCTATTTCTTCTTCATCGACGCGGAGCTGACATTATGGCTGCTCATTCTGTCGCCTCCGATTGCGATCGTGGCGTTTATTTTCGCCAGACGCGTCCGTCCGATGTACGTGGAATTGCGGGAGCGTCTTTCCCAGCTGAATACGACCACGCAGGAAAATATCGCCGGCAACCGCGTCGTCAAGGCGTTCGCGCGGGAGGATTATGAGATCAAGAAATTTACGGAGAAGAGCGTCAACTATTCGCAGGCCAATAAGGCTGCGGCTATGGTGTGGCTGGACTACTTCCCGTACTTGGAAATTTTCTCCCAAGGCTTTGCCGTCATCTTGATGCTGGCCGGAGGCTATTTCGTCATGGAAGGACGCCTCACCTTCGGGGAGTTCTCGGCGTTCTCCGCGCTCATCTGGGGTCTTTCCAACCCGATGCGCAACATCGGTATCGTTATCAACGACATTCAGCGCTTCTTCGCTTCGTTGACCAAAATTATCGAGGTGTATTACGCTCATCCGGACATCGTGAACGAGCACAGCGCAGTCGATAAGCAGCGCTATCAAGGCCGCATCCTATTCGAGAATGTGAGCTTCAAATACGACAGCGCGACGGTACTG
It includes:
- a CDS encoding HAMP domain-containing sensor histidine kinase: MAKWLRSFRASMVALFGLSTAAAGLLTYLFYRILQNYYRNNVQYEDSAAHWRHWIRSIGDLNFFLFFFIPLSFLFFFLLTKPYASYFERISAGVRSLAAGDLNTRVELNTGDEFQAVAEDINKAIEQLKQAVERGDFAESSKDQLILNLAHDLRTPLTSVLGYLDLILKDKQLTAEQARHYTMIAYTKSRRLEKLIEGLFDITRMNYGMLPIEKKPIDLSELLNQLIEELYPIFENNQLTARLTTDQEAIVEADGELLARVFENLLSNAARYGKDGQFVDVGCRFEDDEAVVQVINYGHMIPQEELPHLFDMFYTGDKARTHQEGSTGLGLFIAQNIAKQHGGSIRAESSLVRTVFEVRLPRR
- a CDS encoding ABC transporter substrate-binding protein, yielding MKRSSKALAILVLIALIITACSSNGNSGNNGSSGADNGSGNKVDTGKTVTLNTFVSVSPRIEDINTNAVTKYIEEKLNIKFKFDATPSANAADKKKLILASGDYPAVFLSGNFTQAEQIDYGKQGILLPLNDLIDKYGDEIKRAFTEDKDLKDAITAPDGNIYSLPHINDCFHCWYSQKLWINKTWLDKLGLKMPTTTDEYYEVLKAFKTQDPNGNGKADEVPLSGAFNTWHAIPSNFLMNAFIYDNDEDFFYLKDGKVQLAANQPEWREGLTYINKLFSEGLIDKESFTQNIDQLAQVGNQEGDNVIGSVTAGHIGMAFSLAEGQNRHKEYVTVPPLAGPGGVAYAGYYKAYGNGQFGITNKASEEEAIAAIKMADYMYSEEHAIMNEYGLEGNFWEKAPEGEKDVHGNPAKYSLKPKYWDITTTSNDTWDQMGITRRTREIRESWTAPADMFSQQGYEFRLFTETANNYENKQPEETFPLTIFMDENDAKETIMLRTQINEYIRSNMAQFVTGSKKLTDSEWDSYIKGFEGLNLTHYLDIYQKAYDSKKK
- a CDS encoding M15 family metallopeptidase, giving the protein MRNWVAALFICLLIGGWLWGHQKQDVKLELTDKGGNESAEHQAQAQEQEQEQARTTTIKVSQNQIYRGNLVLINKEYGIHPEGVEADVIQLAGHQELLDGFGLLDRSIRLPQTLLQRFTDMVAAADKDGVNHFLISSGYRDQAEQEQLYADMGADYALPAGHSEHNLGLSLDIGSSLKAMNDAPEGEWLTRNADRYGFILRYPKDKTDITGIQYEPWHFRYVGLPHSRIMKENGFTLEEYLDFLKEKKSFAATVDGKRYEISYYPMAEGLEISVPSNQLYELSGNNSDGIIMTAWL
- a CDS encoding carbohydrate ABC transporter permease, whose product is MARTNAIRESFGDKLFLTLVYAFLAFILLAVLYPLLYIVSSSFSSPQAVISGRVWLFPVEFSLAGYKAIFSNPQVMTGYGNSLFYTVFGVLINVTMTVMLAYPISKSTFYGRNVIMVILVITMMFSGGLIPYYLTVKNLGILDTRWAMLLPGAMAVWQVIIARTFFQTSIPKELGEAAELDGCTDMGFLWRVVLPLSKPILAVLVLMYAVGHWNAYFEALIFLKSQELFPLQIVLRNILILNSIDSSMMVDANKMAAMQGLKDLLKFSLIVVATVPVLAIYPFVQKYFVQGILIGSLKG
- a CDS encoding response regulator transcription factor — encoded protein: MTQATILIADDDTEIADLIAIHLEQEGYRTVKVADGAAAVHAVQTQPIDLAVLDIMMPKLDGHEVTRQIREQYALPIIFLSAKTSDLDKITGLIIGADDYMTKPFNPMELVARVKAQLRRALSLNGQQRQASNPVVEAGGLLIDPDKRTVLRYGQIIELTPKEFDILYLMASHPNKVFSAENLFRQVWGESYYGGGNTVMVHIRTLRKKLGEGNQPFIKTVWGVGYKFNG
- the tenA gene encoding thiaminase II, whose translation is MSRVSERLYRSAQPIWEQSHRHPFLTEMRDGTLDPARFIYYLKQDYVYLIDYAKLFAMGSMKAREMETMVKFAELLHSTLHVEMELHRQYAERFGVKREELELTQPSPTTIAYTKYLLDVASQGSLAEVVAALLPCMWSYREIGVMYMNLPGALDHELYREWILMYGSDEFGALTDWCVGLMDRLAEGLPERELAQLEKHFLAASRLEYMFWDMAYRQEEWPV
- a CDS encoding acetylornithine deacetylase gives rise to the protein MNQAVMMRLQRQVEERQEELLALLAELVAFPTVSPPARNTLQAQRFMEERLLALGFETELWEVYPGDPNVTAVLRGSERETHRSLLLNGHMDVAEVGDSREWHGDPFQLKLADGRACGRGTADMKGGLAGLLFAIQLLREAGVELKGDLQVHSVIGEEAGEAGTRVCMELGYDEADFAVVADTSGLAIQGQGGVITGWVTVQSPVTYHDGMRSRMIHAGGGIHGASAIEKMAKLITGLQELERHWAVTKSYPGFPAGSNTINPAVIEGGRHAAFIADRCALWITVHFYPDEDYETVAAEVEEHLLRIANADPWMRNNPPVFEWGGRSMIEERGEIFPSLELDTESDGFNALFASHREALGGEPAFGMSPTVTDAGWIGRSGIPTVIYGPGRLEHAHAVNESLDIQELVDYCKVMIAFIADWCNRRKPQHSGRD
- a CDS encoding uracil-DNA glycosylase encodes the protein MTNEAAPQRINCMKCRHYYVTWDPKFPKGCKAFGFKTATMPSQAVLSSSGKPCLNFEQKQK